In Microbulbifer celer, a single window of DNA contains:
- the gatC gene encoding Asp-tRNA(Asn)/Glu-tRNA(Gln) amidotransferase subunit GatC — translation MAVDAQTVEKLAELARIAISEETIDEVSSRLGDVLQLVDQLQSVNTEGVEPMAHPMDEIQVLRADRVTEPNRREEFLALAPQTEAGLYLVPKVID, via the coding sequence ATGGCCGTGGACGCGCAAACCGTAGAAAAGCTGGCCGAACTGGCCCGCATCGCCATTTCCGAAGAAACCATAGACGAAGTCAGCAGCCGTCTGGGTGACGTACTGCAACTGGTAGACCAGCTGCAATCCGTCAACACCGAAGGCGTCGAGCCCATGGCCCACCCCATGGACGAGATCCAGGTACTGCGCGCCGACCGGGTGACCGAACCCAACCGTCGCGAGGAATTCCTCGCCCTGGCACCGCAGACCGAAGCGGGACTCTACCTGGTACCCAAGGTCATCGATTAA